A portion of the Pseudomonas protegens CHA0 genome contains these proteins:
- a CDS encoding DUF1244 domain-containing protein: MTEQQRLELEAAAFRRLVAHLDSRKDVQNIDLMNLAGFCRNCLSKWYKAEADERQIEVSLDDAREVVYGMPYAEWKNLYQKEASAEQQAAFAKGKPQ; the protein is encoded by the coding sequence ATGACTGAACAACAACGCCTGGAACTGGAAGCCGCGGCCTTTCGCCGCCTGGTGGCCCACCTGGACAGCCGCAAGGACGTGCAGAACATCGACCTGATGAACCTCGCCGGGTTCTGCCGCAACTGCCTGTCCAAGTGGTACAAGGCCGAGGCCGACGAACGCCAGATCGAGGTCAGCCTCGATGACGCTCGTGAAGTGGTGTATGGCATGCCCTACGCCGAATGGAAAAATCTCTACCAGAAAGAAGCCAGCGCCGAGCAGCAAGCGGCGTTCGCCAAAGGAAAACCCCAATGA
- the folE gene encoding GTP cyclohydrolase I FolE, with the protein MTLSLPQHYREILKDLGEDPEREGLLDTPKRAAKAMQYLCHGYGQSLEDIVNGALFASDSDEMVIVADIELYSLCEHHLLPFIGKAHVAYIPTGKVLGLSKIARIVDMFARRLQIQENLTREIADAVQSVTQAAGVAVVIEAKHMCMMMRGVEKQNSTMHTSVMLGAFRDSSTTRQEFLQLIGRSK; encoded by the coding sequence ATGACCCTTTCCCTGCCCCAGCACTATCGCGAGATCCTCAAGGACCTGGGCGAAGACCCCGAGCGCGAAGGCCTGCTCGATACCCCCAAGCGCGCGGCCAAGGCCATGCAATACCTGTGTCACGGCTACGGCCAGTCGCTGGAGGACATCGTCAACGGCGCGCTGTTTGCTTCCGACAGCGATGAAATGGTGATAGTCGCCGACATCGAGCTGTATTCCCTGTGCGAACATCACCTGCTGCCCTTCATCGGCAAGGCCCATGTGGCTTATATTCCTACCGGCAAGGTCCTGGGGCTGTCGAAGATCGCGCGGATCGTCGACATGTTCGCCAGGCGCCTGCAGATCCAGGAAAATCTCACTCGGGAAATCGCCGACGCGGTACAGAGCGTGACTCAGGCCGCCGGCGTCGCGGTGGTGATCGAGGCCAAGCACATGTGCATGATGATGCGCGGCGTCGAGAAACAGAATTCCACCATGCACACCTCGGTGATGCTCGGCGCCTTCCGCGATTCGAGCACCACTCGCCAGGAATTCCTGCAATTGATTGGACGGAGCAAGTAG
- the folM gene encoding dihydromonapterin reductase, translated as MNTSPAPILITGASQRVGLHCALRLLQDGQPVIVTYRSQRPGLEALREKGATLLFADLSSEAGILALITELKNRTQSLRAIVHNASEWLQESPGDEAAAFARMFGVHMLAPYLINLHCAELLQRSSPADIIHISDDVTRKGSSKHIAYCASKAGLDSLTLSFAAKYAPTIKVNGIAPALLLFNPDDDAAYRAKTLAKSALGIEPGSEVIYQSLRYLLDNPYVTGTTLTVNGGRHLK; from the coding sequence ATGAACACCTCTCCTGCCCCGATCCTGATCACCGGCGCCAGCCAGCGAGTCGGCCTGCATTGCGCCCTGCGCCTGCTCCAAGACGGGCAGCCGGTGATCGTCACCTACCGCAGCCAGCGCCCGGGCCTTGAGGCCCTGCGGGAAAAGGGCGCGACCCTGCTGTTCGCCGATCTCTCCAGCGAAGCCGGAATCCTGGCCCTGATCACCGAGCTGAAAAACCGTACCCAGAGCCTGCGGGCCATCGTCCACAACGCCTCGGAATGGCTGCAGGAGAGCCCTGGCGACGAAGCAGCGGCCTTTGCCCGGATGTTCGGCGTGCACATGCTGGCGCCCTACCTGATCAACCTGCATTGCGCCGAGTTGCTGCAGCGCTCGAGCCCGGCAGACATCATCCACATCAGCGACGACGTGACTCGCAAGGGCAGCAGCAAGCACATCGCCTACTGCGCCAGCAAAGCCGGACTGGACAGCCTGACCCTGTCCTTCGCAGCGAAATACGCCCCGACAATCAAGGTCAACGGCATTGCCCCAGCCCTGCTATTGTTCAATCCCGACGACGACGCGGCGTACCGCGCCAAGACCCTGGCCAAATCCGCGCTGGGCATCGAACCCGGCAGCGAAGTGATTTACCAGAGCCTGCGCTATCTGCTGGACAACCCCTATGTCACCGGCACCACCCTGACCGTCAACGGCGGGCGGCACCTCAAGTAA
- the folX gene encoding dihydroneopterin triphosphate 2'-epimerase yields MPQLQPGMARIRVKDLLLRTYIGINEEEILNKQDVLINLTILYAAQDAVRDNDIDHALNYRTITKAIIAHVEGNRFALLERLTQELLDLVMSNASVQYAEVEVDKPHALRFAESVSITLAASRASA; encoded by the coding sequence ATGCCACAACTTCAGCCAGGAATGGCTCGTATCCGAGTCAAGGACCTGCTCCTGCGGACCTACATCGGAATCAACGAGGAAGAGATCCTCAACAAGCAGGATGTGCTGATCAACCTGACCATCCTCTACGCGGCCCAGGACGCGGTGCGGGACAACGACATCGACCACGCACTGAACTATCGCACCATCACCAAGGCGATCATTGCCCATGTCGAGGGCAACCGCTTTGCCCTGCTGGAGCGCCTGACCCAGGAGCTGCTGGACCTGGTGATGAGCAACGCCTCGGTGCAGTACGCCGAAGTCGAAGTCGACAAACCCCACGCCCTGCGTTTTGCCGAGTCGGTGTCGATCACCCTCGCGGCCAGCCGCGCCAGCGCCTAG